GCGTGTAAGAAGGATACGCCCTGAAACAAAGCTTCGTgtttgctctctctctctttctctctctctctttctttctctctctctttctctctcttcctcctcctccgaagGTTTACAACATCATTCCTTCAATTAGCGCCATCACAGGCGTTAGCCCGCAACGGTACCTGTGGCGTGTGTCGATCGCACTGCACATTGGTCCACGCTTCGTCATTGCCTTCGTCTACCGGAACTGGTACCGTGCCATGGTGGACAGCATAAGCGATCCCGAGGCAAGCGAACCCTGGGAAAACCCGGGAAACACCCCCTCGAAAAGTTAGCATTTCCAACTAACCTCCCGTTTCCGTCCGattccgttgttgttgttctttcgTCGCCAAAACAGAGAGCTAGGAAGGCGTGCCGGATGATCAACGTCGTCTACTGGCTGAACCTGGTCGAGATCAGTGCTCTCTGCGGGGTAACGTACATCTCCAACAAGGAAAATTACCGTAAGTTCTCACTTCGCACAATTCCACCACCCCAGTAACCAACGTATCACTGATCCTGGTTTTTTGGATCCCCCAGCTCTGCACGAGAAGGTTTTTATCATCTTCATGACGACCTCGCTGTCGTACATGCTAGCGACGCTAAAGCTGCTGAAAATCCTACAACCGGACGGGCCGCAAACGCCGAAGGAGGAGTCCTCGCTGCGCTACAAGCAGGCGTTCTTTGCCCTCTCGATTGCCAGCACGATCGGGCTGATACTGTTTTTCTTAAAGCACCGCTTCCTCTGCCAAGATCTAGGTAAACCACTGTCGAGGGGCACTGTGCACGAAACAGCAACACAAGAGGTCGTTTCTATGATTTCTAGTTTCAAGAGTTAGCTTCAACtgtagggaaagaaaaaagaagagtcAAAAGACGACAACAACCATCATAAATCTTCCAACAAATATGTACTTCAGTAGGTCGATCAGATTAGATCTACTGTGGGAACTGTTTTGTTACACCCCATGCTACTTAATATCCATGTACAAATAATCAATATCTAAGGTCCTTAAGAATATTTTTGTCAGAAATTCCtaagatgaaaatgttccagTTCAGTTGGTTAATTCAGACAAACAAGTAGATAGTAGAACACGACCAAGTATCTGTTTCGTACCCAGTGCTACGCGAACCCGTTGTAGAATGATCAAAACGAAGGCTCATCCATTCCGCTACTCGAATTCCGTTTGCAGCGTTCAGCTGGTTCGCACTGTGCGAATATATCGTGGCTTCCGCCAACATGGGCTTTCACTGCACCACCATGCTGGACTTTCCGACCGAGGATTTTATCATCGCTAGAAATGCCAAACAGTACAAGAAGCCGCACAGCTCGCTCGGCTGGAAGCTGGACTAGGTGCGCTGGAGCGACATTTGAGCCGCATTGTTCAAAAGAAGCCTGCCCCGTTGGGGGACCCTGGTTTTGCGATAGATGCGAACGAAAGCGAAGCGGACTCTTCAGCACATTCCGAAGTACAGTGTGCGGTGCGCGTCGCGACCATCCTCCGCTCGGTTGGCCATCTGTGGTCCGCTTTGGCCCATGGTCAGTTTTCATTGCATCGTCATGTGGGAGAAGACGCGAATAAAGTGGGGATAGGGGGGCGGGGTGAGGCTGCGTAGACTcttaactttatttatttcgttgttgttttttgttaacttTGTTTATGAGCTTTTGAGTCGGGAAAGCCATCTTTAATTAATAATCATCTTCTTAGTTAAGTTGACAAGCATATTTTTGGATctaatttgtttcgtttgctttaaACGGTTTCCCGAGTAAATGTTGCAAATGTTTTCGGTAGATAGTGTAATAATGGAATCCTCGCGGCCCCCCTTCCACCTCAGCCCACCCTCCAAGCCCCTAAACGAGCAGTGGGGCCTGGTGCGATGGTGTTTGTTCGTACTCCGAACGGGAATCGTGCGACAGAAGGATATGCACACTTGCAAAGTAGAAATAGCAAACCGGAACAACGGACGGCCATAGTTTACATTCGTCGGTAACGTTTCCTCTTACCATACCTACCGTCTACCAGCGAACAGAGTCAGCAGCTTAAAGGGAACCATACTATAGCGCCATTATCCATTCTGGTTGGTCTTAGTTGTGCATACAAATTATCTGGTACCACAATTCTGTAATAGGCTGTAAACAtccgcaacacacacacacacacacacacacatacaaagacacatacacactcaaaTGAACCAACAAGCTTTACggcttttaattttcttgtGCGTACGGAAGGATGATGAACATTATAATTGCCTCTGTGTATCGCGTGTAGCGTGTTAGCGTCGAGCGTGATAGAAATGCGTCAGTAAGTTAGTCAGGATTTGAACCTTGCTCCagtaaaaagtaataatatttttttttcaataaactttAAGCTTTAAAATAGCTTTTGTTAGAACAAGCTCAACGTCTGGCTCCATCATTTAATGTAGCGTTTGgtgttttgaaatagtttCCGAAAGTTTTAAATACCGTCACTTACCTAAATAAACGCCCGGTGGCGCTAAATAGATAAAAGTGCACCGCTTAGAACATTTGAAAGGTGTACTATTAGGGCTTCTGATAAGAAGACCTATACGAAGGGTTCGCGGAGAGATCTACGAAAGGCCTTTCCTTTCTATTCCCCGGCGGCCAAATCGTACTGATTAGCCAGTTGTCAAAATAAAGGccaatgtaataaaaaattaatgttctgtaaagggttggatccgacgcctcctgaaggctactATAGGCTCTCCTCCCCAACTCCTACTCAATACGTCCGCGACGTACAGAACGGTAACTTGTCGCCTAAATATCCAATCTTGGGCACAcggggaaacccacccccttgAGAGGATGGGCGGCAAGGCTGAATTGAGAGGGGGCTGGAACGCACGGAAAAAGGACTACGATTGGAAACTCGGTACATGGAGCTGCAGGTCTCTTACTTCACCCGGGAGCACCAGAGTACTCGCAGAGGAAGTGAGAGCCCGCAGCTTCGAGATAGTAGCACTTCAAGAGGTTCGCTGGAAGGGAATCTCGGAGCGCCCCTACCAGTGGAGACAACCACGAGCTCGGTACGGCGTTCCTTGTTACGGGTGCTATGAGAAAGCGTGTGATTGTATGGTGGCCGATCAACGACAGGATGTGCAGGTTGAGGATACGTGGACGCTTCTTTAACCTGAGCATGCACAGCCTGCACATTGGAAGCAGCGATGACGACAAAGACGCCTTTTATACGCAGCGAGGGAGTACGACGTTTTTTTTCGAGAGGGAGTACGACCGCTGCCCACAACACGATGTGAAGATCGTCATCGGAGACCTAAATGCTCTGGTCGGGCGAGAGGTGGCCTATAAACCTACGATTGGAAGCTTTAGTGTCCACCAggtaaccaacgacaacggcctccGGCTCATAAACTTCGCATCCTTGAGGCACATGAACATCCATAGCACCTTCTTTCAGCACAAACCTCGTTCATATTCTATCTATTatattcccaaatagaccacgttctcatagacggaaggcacttctcggacatcatcgacgcACGTACGTACAGGGGCGCAAATCGTCGACTCGGACCACTGCCTGGTTATGGTGAAGCTACGGCGGAAGCTCTGCGTTGTCAACACACTGCGACACCGGCCTAccccacgcctaaacacggatcggctgcgatcacctgctgttgccgagggctatgcttggggaagcgctaccggctcttcgagagcaagaagTCGGAGGAGTCGGCTCGCCAGTTCTACAGGATGTTGGAGAAGCAACATCCAaggagggcaacattcttacggacgagcgagaggtgatcgaaaggtTGAAATGCTACTTCAACGGGCacctgaaacagaacaaagcagctggcagcgatgggctggtggcagaactattcaagGAGGTGTGTGGAGGAGAACAATGAACCACgagttagctgagctgtatggtgagccggacatcctgacggtggcgaaggccggcaggattcgttggttggggcatgtcatgagcCATGAaccgagctacctggagaacgattggtgaccaaGTCATGTCAgtacgacgtgctcaactgtgaacgggccattgaagaagaagaagaagaagaagaagaagaagaagttcgaCCGTAAGCGAGGAGAGACAAGCCGTTAAAATTTTTGCAAGGTCTGCTCTAGCGTTATATTTTGAATTACTTCAAGTCTTCCTATAATTTTGAGCTTTATAATTCTGAAAAAGTCACGATCGTTAATATTTGCGGAAATAGTTTCGTTAACCGAAGTTGTACGGTGACCTcactgtcgtacagcgaattagactcgccaggctccagtgggctggtcatgtcattagaatggcaccggacgacccagACCGTAAAGTTCTTTTAGGCTttccccaaggacagaggaggcgtggtaggactaaattgaggtggaaggatggcgtagacgaaaccgccaataaagccgggatacggaattgaACCAGCGTGACGAGCGACCGTGAGTGGTTTCGGATGGAGattcgtcaggccaagaccgtTCAGCGGTTGAAGCGCCACATAAGTACTGGTAAGTAAGTAAGTTTTGTTAACCGTACATATTTCCGAAAACTTTGACGTAACCTTCAATATTCGCTGCTTGGTCCGTTGCATACATTTGGGGGTAATTATTGCCTGAAGAGTTGTTCGTATTTGTAACGAATTAAAATGTCGTTAGTGGaaaaaatctttcaaaacTGCTGTCAtgctttgcaaaaaaaacgtTTGGCGAAAGATCAGTTTTAAAAGGTACGATACTTATCATTTATTATTGTTACATTCAGTTGGAACACATAAATCAAATGGAATAAACCTCATTTGCCTAAGAGCTTATGAAACCAGCCTCCATTCACTGGAAGTCTTTCTTATGGAGAATTAGACTGTTTGCGGGTAGTTCAGTTTGGGTACTAGTTATTCTGTATGTATATTTAACAAATAGAATATGCCTCCAGATAGAATCCGGACGTACTTTATTATCTTCTAGAAGGGCAAAACAAATAGCGCTCGATGCTTATTACAATAGTTGGACGCTTAtataatggaaaaaaacataatctaAATCAAAGGTTAGTTGTAAAATGTGCTACGAAACATAAGAGCGTTGCGCTGCATTCGGATTGCGCCCGTGTGTTCGAGCAATGGTGTTTACCTAAGAAAAAAACCCGATCGCAAGTAGCTTGATTGTCGGAACAAACGTAATATATATATAGTTTATTAAGTCACGTATAGATCCTgtaaaatgttgacaaaatatGGCAAACCTACTGCTTACAGCTTGAGAGATTCCTAGTCCAGGCCAAGAAATCTTCCAGTTATTGTTCTGTCCCCAGTGTGTATTTGTCTAGTAGTACAATGCAGGGGTTGTGGATCTACAATGCCTACATTTCGATCGGTCTGTTTCAGAGACGGGCAAAGTAATGCCTCAGATGATTAGGGCCGTAACATCTGGGgtaaaatcaattaaacaaTATCTCCTTCCTAATCGGAACATGCTTGTGATATTTTCAATAGCTTAGAAAAAGCTTCAAGCTTCCAGATAGGAGAATTACTTCCGGATTCTATCTTGTCCATGCTTTATTTGTATGTACATGGTTTGTGAAAGGTTGAACTCAAGCATAAAACACGTTGCCTAACATAGTAAACATTAACGTATACCGTACACGCTGCGAGAATTTTGTGTGAATCTAACGTCCGAGATAAAAGGATTTACTCGCTTTCCTTCGCTCCATCGCTAGAACGATGCGAAGGTAAAGACAGCAGCTCACCCATCAAACGTGTTGCGCAAATCGTACTTTTCGGTTTTCCTTGACGATCCTTCCGTGACATTAAAAACGAAAGAGTGGCATGATGGGTAGCAACTGCACAACATAATAGGTGGAGATCGTgtaataaatgaaacaaaaaataacgttGGCATCGTAATGAATAAATATAATACATTTTGTGTTCTACAGTTTGAACATTACATCTCGTACCATCAAGCTCCAAGAAGCATCGGCTGGTGCCCATCATTAATGGAAAACATTTAGAAAATGCTATCATTCtgatgagagagaaagagagaatcAAACACGTACGCGCAGGAGAACGATGCAGCTAGATGTATGGCCAAATATGCATTTTACACTAATTACtgccaataaaataaaagaactgtTCTGCACAAAATGCAACCCATTGAGCATCGATCAATCGTCGAGTATATCGTATTTTGATTCTTATCGTTATGATAAGCTCGTGATTCTTGCTCACTTTATCCTTATGCAACACATCCCCACACCCTGTTTGCACAAACATTTGGAGCACTCGTACAACAGCGTCCACATCTGTGCTGCTTAGCTCAACATTCCCTTTCTGCTAGacccttgtttttcttttttatcggtCATGTCACTGTTTCGGTAACACAATTATCcagattgtttttttgttttattattttaataggCACTGTGATTAAAAGGAAactcttaattttatttagctTTGTGCTTTCGTCTTAATATCCTGTTTGCCATTGCTTTGACCGTTTGATTGCGCTACCTATTATCGAGAAAGTCTGGTATGGGCCGGATAGGcaaatggttttatttatcgtttgcttttttgttgtagtaTTCTTGGCCAGAAAAATACTTAATAAATACCAGGAGCTGCCTTTCAATCACGCAGTAGCGGTTGTACAGGGGGAGGGAAGGACATGAACATGTCCTTTGCGCTGCGGCTGTAGTGTACAccctttttgtttgctttatgtTCGCCAACGGCGTTACGTTGTTAGAGAATCGTCAGCgtccgcgtgtgtgtgtgtgttgatatATAAGATtaagaatattcatacgtttttCTCCTGTTTGACAGAGGTTTGTACAAGAAATTGCTCATCATCCTCTACGGAAAAAGTCTCAGACACATGGTGGTGTTCGGGCTGACGAGTGCTAGATGCCAGAAGGGCGCTTTCGTCAGCGTAGCTGGCATCGGTTTCCAGTGCCAGCGACGATGGCGGGGCGATTGGTGCTGCCGGGTGAAGCAGCAGTTCGTCGTGCGCTTCAAGTGCCGGGGGCGAGGAGGAGTGCTGGACGGTAGTCGTCGTTAccagctcctcctcctccgccggACAACAGGAGCAGCCGGCCAAGTCCGTCAGATGCTTGACCGTGATTTTGGAGGGTTGCTTTTCGAACGAAAGCGCGCAGAAATCTCCCATGGCGATGTTGGATTCGATCGCATCgttatggtggtggtggtggtggttgttgttgttataatttttaCGACTAGCACTCGCCCTACTATTATCGATGCTTCCTTTCTTACTTTCGTCGCTGCAGTTACCAGTAATAGTATTATGATTACTTAAAATTACGCTGTAGCTGTTATTGCCTATACGACGATCCACGTTGTGATAGTTGATTTCTAGCTATTCTTTCACCAGACGGTAGATATGATGCTGAGCCCCGTGTTCGGACGTGGACACCTCGAATACGAAGGCTACACACAGCAATGTTTCGTCGGTTTCTTTGTTGGATATAACCTAACGCATGCGAATCGAGAAAAGAAACATGTCAAACAACGTATGGTCATAtgcattttcctttcgccttACCTGCAGGATGGTGAAATTTTCCAGCACACTGTTCATCATATACTTCTCGGGAAGGTGTTTGAGCTTGTTGATGAAATTGATCATGTAGTCACACATGGGTGATCGACTAATCCGGTACACGTAACGGCCGTTCTCTATTCGGGAGTATTCAGTTTCCACCTTCTCGACAACCTGTTTGCCGAACGAGCACACCTTTGTCGAGCACGTAATCACCATATTGTCATTGCTCTCGTAGCTGAAAAACGTAAACAGTACAGCGGTTAAAATACAAACGTTTGGAGCATCTATGGAGGCCAACTGTGGTAGTtgatcaatttaaattaaaactgatCTCATCGCAAACACAGCAGCTGTTGTAGCGAATGATGCTAGCGCAATTACTTACTGACTACTGACACCATAGAACGCCCCAGCATCGTTAGCGATGTTTGTGTTGAGGTCGGCCCAGAATTTCACGAGGAAGAACGCGTTGCTGGGACCTTTCTCATACAGCTCCTTGAGACCACCGGATTTCTGCGGGAACTTATCGTAGATTTCTTTCACCTCCACCGACTCGAGCGAAGGGTTTGCCGCGGTTTCGGCTATGTGCACAAACAAGTGTTTGTGGTACTGTGGTAGGGAGGAAATAGAAGCGGATGTTAGGTAGTATTCCAGCGTACGTTCAATGCTATCCGGAGGCTATCGTGTCTCTTCTAGCTGCTAAGACGGGTAGCACACGATATCGAGGAACAACGTCACTTACAGTTTCTTCAGCACGCAGCTCCAGGTATGCGCTATACTCAACCAGACGAAATTTGTGGGTCGCAATCGCTCTGCCCTCCCATTGATGTGCCGGCTGTAATGCACCGTCCGATACCGTGGTGGCTGTTTTCATCGGATAGCCAGGCTGTGCGAACGGCTTAACATCCTGTGAAGTACTCGGCTGTAGGCCCGGCTGCCAAAATTGCTGCAAGGACAGTAGTGCAACAACAAATCCAAATTGAGTACTACATTGTCTATGTAAAGGAATACGTGCCCATACGTACCACTTTCATTTTGGCCTGAAATTCACGTAGCTTTCGTCTAGCTA
This region of Anopheles coustani chromosome X, idAnoCousDA_361_x.2, whole genome shotgun sequence genomic DNA includes:
- the LOC131268824 gene encoding post-GPI attachment to proteins factor 2-like; the protein is MAEDRTALDPTVDVSYKEGQIPLEKTDDIGPVMPPLHSTKQQQLQYDHDVAHLLQLIPGQPHLRQPIPTQQQQQPRLQPEPARELLKRKPRANEDGNSSRAVAADAHVHTKAAASDNEDEGGGGGTGDRGGPRKSPSEMLVVHLIIGFRDICVFTLVLPLGTLLVCFISAYVFQPEEIHETHCRVYNIIPSISAITGVSPQRYLWRVSIALHIGPRFVIAFVYRNWYRAMVDSISDPERARKACRMINVVYWLNLVEISALCGVTYISNKENYPLHEKVFIIFMTTSLSYMLATLKLLKILQPDGPQTPKEESSLRYKQAFFALSIASTIGLILFFLKHRFLCQDLAFSWFALCEYIVASANMGFHCTTMLDFPTEDFIIARNAKQYKKPHSSLGWKLD
- the LOC131269685 gene encoding protein scalloped-like codes for the protein MLIFGDSGLAASTITARWTQMGPGPTAGSLVPDDTNGSGVDGSKHLDVGDMSDDEKDLSSADAEGVWSPDIEQSFQEALAIYPPCGRRKIILSEEGKMYGRNELIARYIKLRTGKTRTRKQVSSHIQVLARRKLREFQAKMKVQFWQPGLQPSTSQDVKPFAQPGYPMKTATTVSDGALQPAHQWEGRAIATHKFRLVEYSAYLELRAEETYHKHLFVHIAETAANPSLESVEVKEIYDKFPQKSGGLKELYEKGPSNAFFLVKFWADLNTNIANDAGAFYGVSSHYESNDNMVITCSTKVCSFGKQVVEKVETEYSRIENGRYVYRISRSPMCDYMINFINKLKHLPEKYMMNSVLENFTILQVISNKETDETLLCVAFVFEVSTSEHGAQHHIYRLVKE